One window of Pectobacterium carotovorum genomic DNA carries:
- the cysC gene encoding adenylyl-sulfate kinase — protein sequence MRWYVATSHIGVRAICWEANNVSLRDEPTDDNVVWHAHDVTRESRETLHGHQGVVIWFTGLSGSGKSTLAGALEQALHQRGVSTYLLDGDNVRHGLCRDLGFTDDDRRENIRRVGEVAKLMVDAGLVVLTAFISPHRAERKMVQDLLGEGQFIEVFVDTPLATCEARDPKGLYKKARAGELRNFTGIDSAYEAPEAPDSHLDGEQLVTNLTDQLLDLLGKRAIIKL from the coding sequence ATGCGCTGGTACGTCGCCACTTCCCACATTGGGGTGCGCGCGATCTGCTGGGAGGCAAATAACGTGTCTTTACGCGATGAACCGACTGACGATAACGTCGTCTGGCATGCGCACGATGTCACCCGAGAGTCGCGCGAAACGCTGCATGGTCATCAGGGCGTCGTGATCTGGTTTACCGGGTTGTCTGGATCCGGTAAATCTACGCTGGCGGGGGCGCTGGAACAGGCGCTACATCAGCGTGGCGTTAGCACCTACCTGCTGGATGGCGATAACGTGCGCCACGGTTTGTGCCGTGATTTAGGCTTCACCGATGACGATCGGCGCGAAAATATTCGCCGCGTGGGTGAAGTCGCCAAACTGATGGTGGATGCCGGTCTGGTGGTCCTGACCGCGTTTATCTCGCCGCACCGCGCCGAGCGTAAAATGGTGCAGGATTTACTGGGCGAAGGGCAGTTCATCGAGGTCTTCGTGGATACGCCGTTAGCGACCTGTGAAGCGCGCGATCCCAAGGGATTGTATAAAAAAGCACGTGCGGGAGAGTTGCGTAATTTCACCGGGATCGACTCGGCATATGAAGCACCGGAAGCGCCGGATAGTCATCTGGATGGTGAACAATTAGTAACAAATTTGACAGACCAATTGTTAGATCTGCTTGGCAAGCGAGCTATTATCAAGCTCTGA
- a CDS encoding DUF3561 family protein — protein sequence MQNATQLTISKTRPAQQEEDDGVSYLFMGAVTGFSFYWLAFTIPFLVYGSNTTFFFMLYTWPFFLALMPFSVLVGVGFSFLLRGYLFYTLFATGLTVVCLFWLVFSFLTGW from the coding sequence ATGCAAAATGCCACGCAGTTAACGATTAGCAAGACTCGGCCAGCGCAACAAGAAGAGGATGACGGCGTTTCTTACCTGTTTATGGGGGCGGTCACGGGGTTCTCTTTTTATTGGTTGGCCTTTACTATCCCTTTTCTGGTATACGGCTCCAATACCACGTTTTTCTTCATGCTCTACACTTGGCCGTTTTTTCTGGCGCTGATGCCGTTTTCAGTGCTGGTTGGCGTCGGGTTTAGCTTTTTGCTGAGAGGCTATCTTTTTTATACGCTTTTTGCGACAGGGCTGACGGTGGTCTGCCTGTTCTGGTTGGTATTTTCTTTTCTGACGGGGTGGTAA
- the cysD gene encoding sulfate adenylyltransferase subunit CysD: MDEKRLTHLRQLEAESIHIIREVAAEFSNPVMMYSIGKDSSVMLHLARKAFYPGSLPFPLLHVDTGWKFREMYEFRDQTAKAYGCELLVHRNPQGEALGINPFVHGSAKHTDIMKTEGLKQALDKYGFDAAFGGARRDEEKSRAKERIYSFRDRFHRWDPKNQRPELWHNYNGQINKGESIRVFPLSNWTELDIWQYIYLENIDIVPLYLAAPRPVVERDGMLLMVDDDRIDLQPGEVIEQRMVRFRTLGCWPLTGAVASEAQTLPEIIEEMLVSTTSERQGRVIDRDQAGSMELKKRQGYF, translated from the coding sequence ATGGACGAGAAACGACTCACGCATTTACGGCAGCTTGAAGCCGAAAGCATTCACATCATCCGCGAAGTGGCGGCCGAGTTCAGTAATCCGGTGATGATGTACTCCATCGGCAAAGACTCTTCGGTGATGCTGCATCTGGCGCGCAAGGCGTTCTATCCGGGATCGCTGCCTTTCCCGCTGCTGCACGTTGATACCGGCTGGAAATTTCGTGAAATGTACGAATTCCGCGACCAGACGGCAAAGGCCTACGGCTGTGAACTGCTGGTGCACCGCAACCCGCAGGGTGAAGCGCTGGGGATTAACCCCTTTGTGCACGGCAGCGCCAAGCACACCGACATCATGAAAACGGAAGGGCTGAAGCAGGCGCTGGATAAATACGGTTTTGATGCCGCGTTTGGCGGGGCGCGCCGCGACGAAGAGAAGTCGCGTGCCAAAGAGCGTATTTACTCCTTCCGCGACCGCTTCCACCGCTGGGATCCGAAGAACCAGCGCCCAGAGCTGTGGCATAACTACAACGGCCAGATTAACAAAGGCGAGAGCATCCGCGTTTTCCCGCTTTCCAACTGGACCGAGTTGGATATCTGGCAATACATCTATCTGGAAAACATCGATATTGTTCCGCTGTATCTGGCCGCGCCGCGTCCGGTGGTGGAACGCGACGGCATGCTGCTGATGGTGGATGACGATCGCATCGATCTGCAACCGGGCGAAGTGATCGAACAACGCATGGTGCGATTCCGCACGCTGGGCTGCTGGCCGCTGACAGGGGCGGTAGCATCGGAGGCGCAGACGCTGCCGGAAATCATCGAAGAGATGCTGGTTTCCACGACCAGTGAGCGTCAGGGAAGGGTAATTGACCGCGATCAGGCCGGTTCAATGGAGCTGAAAAAGCGTCAAGGGTATTTCTGA
- the cysN gene encoding sulfate adenylyltransferase subunit CysN: MNNAIAQQIAEQGGVEAYLHAQQDKTLLRFLTCGSVDDGKSTLIGRLLHDTRQIYEDQLSTLHNDSKRIGTQGEKLDLALLVDGLQAEREQGITIDVAYRYFSTEKRKFIIADTPGHEQYTRNMATGASTCELAILLIDARKGVLDQTRRHSFIATLLGIRDLVVAVNKMDLVDYQQTVFEQFKQDYLDFAQQLPADLNITFVPISALDGDNVATPSTTMGWYTGPTLLDVLETVNVAQRTLEQPMRFPVQYVNRPNLDFRGYAGTLASGIIRVGQRVKVLPSGVESTVSRIVTFDGDLPQAQAGEAITLVLADEVDISRGDLLVDSGESLKAVQHALVDVVWMAEQPLVPGQSYDIKIGGKKTRARVENIQYQVEINTLTQRVAENLPLNGIGSVELIFDEPLVLDNYQYNAVTGGMIFIDRLSNVTVGAGLVREPIEQVYQEPGAYSAFELELNALVRRHFPHWGARDLLGGK, encoded by the coding sequence ATCAACAATGCGATTGCACAGCAGATCGCCGAGCAGGGCGGTGTGGAAGCTTATTTACACGCGCAGCAGGATAAAACGCTGCTGCGTTTCCTGACCTGCGGTAGCGTCGACGACGGAAAAAGTACGCTGATTGGGCGGTTGCTGCACGATACGCGCCAAATTTATGAAGATCAGCTCAGTACGCTGCACAATGACAGCAAGCGTATTGGAACACAGGGCGAAAAGCTGGATCTGGCGCTGTTGGTCGATGGGCTTCAGGCCGAGCGCGAGCAGGGCATCACGATTGACGTGGCTTACCGCTATTTTTCTACGGAAAAGCGCAAATTCATCATCGCCGATACGCCGGGACACGAGCAGTACACCCGCAACATGGCGACCGGTGCATCAACCTGCGAGCTGGCGATTCTGCTGATTGACGCTCGCAAAGGCGTATTGGATCAAACTCGTCGTCACAGCTTTATTGCGACCCTGCTGGGGATTCGCGATCTGGTGGTGGCGGTGAACAAAATGGACTTAGTGGATTATCAGCAAACGGTGTTTGAGCAATTTAAGCAGGATTATCTGGATTTTGCTCAGCAACTGCCTGCCGACCTGAATATCACCTTTGTGCCGATTTCCGCGCTAGATGGCGACAATGTCGCGACGCCGAGTACGACGATGGGCTGGTATACCGGGCCGACGCTGCTGGATGTGCTGGAAACGGTCAATGTGGCACAGCGCACGCTGGAACAGCCGATGCGCTTCCCGGTGCAATATGTGAACCGCCCGAATCTGGATTTCCGTGGCTACGCAGGAACGCTGGCATCCGGCATCATCCGCGTTGGGCAACGGGTTAAAGTGCTGCCGTCCGGCGTAGAATCCACCGTCAGCCGTATTGTGACCTTTGATGGTGATTTACCGCAGGCGCAGGCGGGTGAAGCGATTACGTTGGTGCTGGCGGATGAGGTGGATATCAGCCGCGGTGACCTGCTAGTCGACAGCGGCGAATCGCTGAAAGCGGTGCAACATGCGCTTGTGGATGTTGTCTGGATGGCGGAGCAGCCGCTGGTGCCGGGACAAAGCTACGACATCAAGATTGGCGGTAAGAAAACGCGCGCTCGGGTCGAGAATATTCAGTATCAGGTTGAGATCAATACGCTCACGCAGCGTGTAGCGGAGAACTTGCCGCTGAATGGCATCGGTTCGGTTGAACTGATTTTTGATGAGCCTCTGGTGCTGGACAACTATCAGTACAACGCGGTGACGGGCGGGATGATCTTCATCGATCGTCTGAGCAACGTCACGGTGGGCGCGGGTCTGGTACGGGAACCTATCGAGCAGGTGTATCAGGAGCCGGGCGCGTACAGCGCGTTTGAGCTGGAACTGAATGCGCTGGTACGTCGCCACTTCCCACATTGGGGTGCGCGCGATCTGCTGGGAGGCAAATAA